One segment of Argiope bruennichi chromosome 11, qqArgBrue1.1, whole genome shotgun sequence DNA contains the following:
- the LOC129957408 gene encoding uncharacterized protein LOC129957408 codes for MAGQQALNEHNFQTIIRKSQLNPNLKLTLTDKCLRKIVVYFLNSNDILSIIENFKYNDDFTGCRSEHKLHWRNSVEAGVKNKVSKLPLPGSLKKKLMLLIKPISFEILRWKTFLETFISKDRYFFDKSILKQLKWTCEGAIDHRKTAQALLRLDVFDVEKRYRLACLYCLEEDIKLLWEQLPEKRKWYFHGGHENFRIRELQMEFYWPYVLLGKESQLPTHLNSSFNKNALARSARNGNQTVSEYFFRKLAAEERDSALLGALEAAMYRHGGKIVNWPEAYVQVRLGDVASYLLSLLSPEQQMRLLMENPCAILNLFQDWPWHEVFLDIMDMVWPFLPQDHYGTLMDVLRNSNFYFPSLYQKVFKGSPVLFKNYFVHRESRSCITFREFFIDHDIETVRVIFENLNHGDLISLLSSEVFVSFFNRWVMNEWLDMIKLCFQVAPLSETDIKTLRAVYVEFLDSLGNSSCSLMVKKKWEPVFTFLDNVASCNKRISEGKTPTEVKKLCTEEEKNDTEK; via the coding sequence ATGGCAGGGCAACAAGCATTAAATGAGCATAACTTTCAAACAATTATAAGGAAGTCACAACTCAACCCTAATCTGAAGTTGACTCTTACAGATAAGTGTCTTAGGAAGATAGtcgtttatttcttaaattcaaacgATATATTGTccataatagaaaatttcaaatataatgatgACTTTACCGGATGCCGTTCCGAACACAAATTACATTGGCGAAATAGTGTAGAAGCTggagtaaaaaataaagtttcgaaACTTCCGTTGCCGGGGTCATTGAAGAAGAAactaatgcttttaattaaacctattagttttgaaattctgCGATGGAAAACGTTTTTGGAAACGTTCATATCCAAAGATAGATACTTTTttgataaatctattttaaagcaGCTTAAATGGACATGCGAGGGTGCGATCGATCATCGCAAGACGGCGCAAGCACTCTTGCGTCTTGATGTGTTTGATGTCGAGAAACGATACCGGCTGGCGTGCTTGTATTGTTTGGAAGAGGACATAAAACTTCTGTGGGAACAGCTGCCCGAAAAGAGGAAGTGGTATTTTCACGGTGGCCACGAAAACTTTCGAATCAGAGAGTTACAGATGGAGTTCTACTGGCCTTACGTTCTGTTGGGGAAAGAATCTCAATTACCGACTCACTTGAATTCTTccttcaataaaaatgctttggcACGTTCGGCAAGAAACGGCAATCAAACGGTAAGCGAATATTTTTTTCGTAAACTGGCTGCCGAGGAACGAGATTCTGCTTTGCTTGGTGCACTTGAGGCTGCCATGTATAGACATGGAGGGAAGATCGTGAATTGGCCTGAAGCTTATGTGCAAGTGAGACTTGGCGACGTCGCATCTTATTTACTCTCCTTGCTAAGTCCCGAACAACAAATGCGACTTTTAATGGAGAACCCTTGCGCCATTTTGAATCTCTTTCAGGATTGGCCGTGGCACGAAGTGTTCCTGGACATCATGGATATGGTCTGGCCCTTCCTGCCTCAGGACCACTACGGCACTCTGATGGATGTCCTCAggaattcaaatttctatttcccGAGTTTgtatcaaaaagtttttaaaggtaGCCctgttcttttcaaaaattattttgtgcatCGCGAAAGTCGGAGTTGTATTACATTTCGTGAATTTTTCATTGACCATGATATCGAGACTGTCAGAGtgatttttgaaaatctaaatcATGGTGACTTGATTTCACTTCTCTCTTCCGAAGTTTTTGTGAGTTTTTTCAATCGCTGGGTGATGAATGAGTGGCTGGATATGATTAAACTGTGCTTTCAGGTGGCCCCACTTTCAGAAACGGACATTAAAACACTGAGAGCTGTTTATGTGGAGTTCCTCGACTCACTCGGTAACTCTTCGTGTTCgttgatggtaaaaaaaaaatgggaaccCGTCTTTACTTTCCTGGACAATGTGGCTTCATGTAACAAGAGGATTTCGGAAGGTAAAACGCCGACAGAAGTTAAAAAACTCTGCACTGAAGAAGAAAAGAATGATACTGAAAAGTGA